DNA from Synechococcales cyanobacterium CNB:
GGTTCGGGCGGTCGATTCCTTCGAACCGACGGCCCGCACTCGGGGCGCCTCACGACTCATCGCGGCGGCGGTGCGTGGCGGGGTTGAGTTCACGGTCCAACCGAGCAAACCCGCGTCCGCCGCGCTTCCGATGTACCGCCACCCGGCCGATCGGAACACGGCAGCGACGGGCATCACGCTCGGCCGCATCCTCGACGCGCAGGGTTGATCGATAGGGCGACAGGCTACGGTCTGACGGCGTGCCCTGCTATCGTGCGCCCGTGACCATGACTCCATCCGCCCCGCGCCGTTCTGGTTCGCTGCCCGTACCCTCCGCGCACGCGAAGCACTGGATGCTCGATCCCGACGTCGTCTTCCTGAACCACGGCTCATACGGCGCGTGCCCGGTCCCCGTGCTCGAGACTCAGCGCCGCTACCGCGACATGATGGAGCGCGAGCCGGTGCGGTTCTTCATGCTCCAGCAAGAGGGGCTGATGGACCTGGCACGCGAGGCCGTGGCGTCGCTCGTCAACTGCGACATGGAAGGGATCGGCTTCGCGCCGAACGTCACGCAGGCCGTCGCTTCGGTGATCGAACTTTCGGGGCTTGGCGAGGGCGACGAGGCGCTCGCCAACGACCACGAGTACTCCGCGTGCCTGAGCACGTTCCAGCGCTACGCACGGCGAACGGGTGCGCGGCTCGTGAAGGCGACCGTCCCGTTCCCGACCGCGGGCGAGGACGAGGTCTTCGACGCCATCATGTCGCGCGTGACGGACCGCACCCGTCTCGCGCTCATCAGCCACATCACCAGCCCGACGGCGATGGTCTTTCCCGTTGCCCGGCTGACGGCCGCGCTGAAGGCCCGCGGCGTTGAGGTGCTTATCGACGGGGCGCATGCGCCCGGTCAGGTGCCGGTTGATGTTGCCGCGATCGCCCCGACGTACTACACCGCGAATCTCCACAAGTGGCCCTCGTGCCCGAAGGGGACGGCCTTTCTGTGGGTCGCGCCGGTGCGGCGCGAGGGTTTCGAGCCGCTCGCCCTTTCGTCGCGCGCGCACCTGAATCGTCCCGACCGTGACCGCTTCCGGTGCCTCTTCGACTACGTCGGCACGGACGACTACACCGGCTTCGCGGCTGTCCCCGACTCCATGCGCTTCATGGCCTCGCTCGAAGGGAGTTGGGACGCGCTGATGGCCCGCAACCACGCCCTCGCGCTGGCGGGTCGGCGTGTGCTGTGCGAGTCGCTCGGCACGGAACCGGCCGTGCCCGAGCACATGCTCGGCGCCATGGCGACCGTTGTCGTTCCGGGCGTCGGCCTGCCCTCGGGCGGCACAGCGCCGGGCCGCTACGAAGACCCGCTGCAGGAGCGGCTGGTCGAGCGGCACGGCATCCAGGTTCCGGTCTGGAGCCTGCCATCGGCCGGGCTTCGCCTGCTGCGCATCAGTGCGCAGGCGTACAACTCGATCGAGCAGTACGAATACCTCGCCGACGCACTGAGGCAGGAAGTCGTGCTGGAGCGGAGGGCTTGACGGATCAGGAGCGGTCACGCCGGGTGTCAGACCACCGGGCCAGTCTCGCCGCGACCAGACGGGTCGGCGTTCGCCAGGCGAGCGCCATGATCCCTCCCCCAAGCACGAGCATGAAGAACGTCAGCGCAACCTGCGCGAGGCGGGGATCATCGAGATGGTCGTTGGCACGGCCGAAGGCACGCGCGTAGCACAGCGCGAGGTAGATCAGCCCCGTGGCGAGGAACGGCTTCCACTGACGCGGCACGCTGGCCAGGATGAAGGCGACCGAGGCCGCGGCCAGACCGATCAGCCACGGCAGCCAGACCCCGAATCCGTCGTAGTACTCGAGGGCGAGCAGTCCGCCGAGGAAGTGCGTCGGGATCGCCCATCGCAGCAAGTTGCCCAGGCGCACCCGCAGCGGCGAGCGGACCCGGTCGAGCAAGAGGGCGACCACAGACAGGACCGCACCATTGACGATGAACGCCAGCGCACTCCATTGCTCGGGAACGGACCACTCTTCAGGATCGATCGGCACGAAGAAGTAGCGCTCCGGCGCATTCCACGCGGCAACACCCAACCCGACGCCAACGAGCAGGATGGCCGCCGTGAGGATCGGCCACGCATCGCGACGTCGCTGGTTCGAGATGCCCAGGGTGCGGCCGAGGAGCTCCTCACGCCGGTTCAACACAAGCCCGACCGGCAGCAACGGGACTGCCAGCAACGCCATCCACGCTCCGATCTCGGCGTCCACGACGCGTTCGTACGCTTCGTAGCGGCCCAGGCAGAGCCACACCGACGCCCACGCTGACGAAGCGGCGAGCACGCCCAGCAGCACGAACGCCGACGAAGCCGTGACGAAACGCAGCATAAGCACCGCCGCGAGCCACGCCGACGAGATGGCGAGCAACTGCCTGTTCAGCAGTCCCGGCTCACCGAATGGCTCGGCATCGTCCATGCCCAGCCCTTCCGGCCCTCCCAGCCAGCCCGTTTCGCGGAACATCACCGAGAGCGCGGCCGGAAGCACCAGCGCGGCCGTGATGAGGTATCCGAGCGAGACCCGTCGCTGCTCCGTGCGATGGAGGAACGCCCCGGCGGCCGCGACCACGGCGAGCGTCAGCCAGGGTACGCCGATCCGAACAGGCGATGAGAGATGGTCCCACGATTCGTACAGCCCGACCGTCATCGCCAGCACCACGAACCAGCCGCCGAGATAGAGCGCGACCTGCGAGAAGGTCAGCCTGCGGCTGTCGAAGATCCACGGCGACTCCGGGC
Protein-coding regions in this window:
- a CDS encoding DUF2157 domain-containing protein, with the protein product MHEEGHDRTSPGGGTPGYAAPERWSPSRPVPNSDVYSLGVMLFELLTGRPPFRGATAEEVRRMAETEHPPLPQEIAPQTPEAIQRICLVALEREPARRYADAGELHAELRRFLAGESVAARPSFLESRFAEQVRQATERAEEWRRIGMISGAEADDLIFRLHAAARPESPWIFDSRRLTFSQVALYLGGWFVVLAMTVGLYESWDHLSSPVRIGVPWLTLAVVAAAGAFLHRTEQRRVSLGYLITAALVLPAALSVMFRETGWLGGPEGLGMDDAEPFGEPGLLNRQLLAISSAWLAAVLMLRFVTASSAFVLLGVLAASSAWASVWLCLGRYEAYERVVDAEIGAWMALLAVPLLPVGLVLNRREELLGRTLGISNQRRRDAWPILTAAILLVGVGLGVAAWNAPERYFFVPIDPEEWSVPEQWSALAFIVNGAVLSVVALLLDRVRSPLRVRLGNLLRWAIPTHFLGGLLALEYYDGFGVWLPWLIGLAAASVAFILASVPRQWKPFLATGLIYLALCYARAFGRANDHLDDPRLAQVALTFFMLVLGGGIMALAWRTPTRLVAARLARWSDTRRDRS
- a CDS encoding aminotransferase class V-fold PLP-dependent enzyme; the protein is MTPSAPRRSGSLPVPSAHAKHWMLDPDVVFLNHGSYGACPVPVLETQRRYRDMMEREPVRFFMLQQEGLMDLAREAVASLVNCDMEGIGFAPNVTQAVASVIELSGLGEGDEALANDHEYSACLSTFQRYARRTGARLVKATVPFPTAGEDEVFDAIMSRVTDRTRLALISHITSPTAMVFPVARLTAALKARGVEVLIDGAHAPGQVPVDVAAIAPTYYTANLHKWPSCPKGTAFLWVAPVRREGFEPLALSSRAHLNRPDRDRFRCLFDYVGTDDYTGFAAVPDSMRFMASLEGSWDALMARNHALALAGRRVLCESLGTEPAVPEHMLGAMATVVVPGVGLPSGGTAPGRYEDPLQERLVERHGIQVPVWSLPSAGLRLLRISAQAYNSIEQYEYLADALRQEVVLERRA